A segment of the Echinicola strongylocentroti genome:
ATCCCCCGTTTATCTGGCCACTTCCAGAATATGGGACCAAGACTTCCAAAAACGGGTGGACAGGCACCAATCTGACCGGGATGAACGCTGGACAACCATCGAAGAGGAAAAACACCTTGGCCAAGTGGATGTTTCCGGCAAAGTAATGGTACTGGACTGCGTGACCCTTTGGCTGACCAACTGGTTTGCTGATTCAAAAAGTGACATCGAAAGCTGTCTGGACAGTTGTAAATCGGAAGTTGACCAGTTGTTTTCGACTGCCCAAAAAGGTACCTTGATCATCATATCCAATGAAATCGGAATGGGACTCCATGCCCAAACGGAAGTAGGCAGAAAATTCACCGAACTCCAAGGCTGGATCAACCAGTACATTGCCCAAAGGGCCGATAAAGCCACCTTTATGGTGTCAGGACTTCCATTAGAACTGAAGTGATGATTGGGCAATATGGGAGATACGAAAAAAAGAATAACCGCATTATGATCAAAAGCATATTCAACTGGAGTGGTGGCAAGGACAGTGCATTGGCCTTATACCATGTCATGAACGACCAGAAAATCCAAGTGGACCGCTTGATGACCACGGTGAATGACCATCATCAGCGGATTTCGATGCACGGTGTAAGAAGGGAATTGCTTCAGGCGCAGGCCAAAGCGATTGGTCTTCCCGTGGATGAGCTCCTGCTTCCTGAAATGCCCAGCATGGATACGTACAACCAGCTTATGCATAAAAAAATGGAAGCAATAAAAGGTGCCGGCATCACACACAGCATTTTTGGCGACATTTTTTTGGAGGATCTCAAAAAATACAGGGAAGACAAACTGGCAGAAGTTGGTTTAAAGGCCTTGTTTCCACTTTGGAAGAGAAACACTACTGAGCTTATCCATGAATTTTTGGGCCTGGGTTTTAAGACGGTAGTCGTCTGCGTAAAAGCCGACCTGGTACCCGAAGAATTTGCGGGAAGGGTGATAGATGAGGAATTTTTAAAGGACTTGCCCTCGACAGTAGACCCCTGTGGGGAAAATGGGGAATTCCACACCTTTGTGTATGATGGGCCGATCTTCTCGTCACCGGTACCCTTTGCCCTGGGCGAAAAAGTGATGCGAAGCTATGAAGCCCCAAAAGACAAAAAAGATGGCTGCTACTCCCCTTCCGATGAGCAGCCAAAAGAAATTGGTTTTTGTTTCCAAGACTTATTATTTACAGGAAAATGATAGCTATTAATATTTCGCCAATAGACCATTCGCTCGAAAAAGCACTCCAGCAGAAAATAGACCTTAAAACCAAACCCATCGGTGCGCTGGGCGATCTGGAAAGCCTCGCTCTCCACATTGGTTTGATCCAACAATCACTCACTCCTTCGCTAAGGAATCCACATATGCTGGTATTTGCCGGAGACCATGGGATCGCCAAAGAAAACTTGGTCAACCCCTATCCCCAGGAAGTAACCTACCAGATGGTCATGAATTTCCTCGGCGGGGGAGCAGCGATCAATGTGTTTGCCAGACAACACCACTTGGCACTAAAAGTCATCGACGCCGGTATCAACTATGATTTTGGCGATCAGCCCAACTTGGTCCATGCAAAAATCGCCAAGGGAACAGCCAATTACCTCAAGGAACCGGCCATGACAGAGGCGCAATGCTTGGATGCACTACAAAAAGGAGCCGAACTAATAGAGCAGATTGATCGAGATGACTGCAATGTAGTCGGCTTTGGCGAGATGGGCATCAGCAACACCTCTTCTGCAGCCCTCATCATGCATACCGTATGCGGTATTCCTTTGGAAGAATGCGTAGGAAAGGGCACAAGCACTAATGACGATCAACAAAAAACTAAACTTCAAACACTCAAAAAAGCACTTAATATACATAACAAAATCGATAGGGATAATGCTATTCAAATTTTGAGTACCTTTGGTGGCTTTGAAATAGCCCAGTTGTGCGGTGCTATGCTAAAAGCGGCGGAAAGAAAAATGGTCATATTAGTGGATGGATTTATCACCACCGCAGCTGTACTGATTGCCAACGAACTTCATCCCAACTTCCTTTCTTACTGTATTTTTAGCCATTGTTCGGGAGAAAGAGGCCACGCCGCTATGCTCGACTATCTCAAAGCAAAACCACTGCTCCATCTAGGCATGAGGCTCGGCGAGGGTTCTGGCGTTGCCATAGCCTATCCGATAGTAGCTTCTGCATGCGCCTTTCTTCATGAAATGGCCAGCTTCGATAGTGCAGGGGTAAGCAAGGAAAATCACTAACGACTACACCTTTTAAAGCACCTCATGAGAAAAGAACTACAGGCTTTTTTTACGGCATTGATGTTTTACACGCGGATTCCCTGTCCGTCATGGGTGGACCATTCGGAGGAATACCTGCAACTATCCAGAAAATATTTCCCATTTATCGGGTGGATAATCGGCGGCGCCTCAGCCATCACATTGCTATTGGCCTATCAGGTCTTACCGGTCACCATTGCCCTGTTTTTATCCATAGTGACTGGAGTAATCCTTACCGGAGCATTTCATGAAGATGGATTTGCCGACACCATGGATGGATTTGGTGGTGGATGGACCAAGGAAAAAATCCTCCTGATCATGAAAGACAGTCGGATTGGCACTTTTGGAGGAGTTGGATTGATTTTCATTTTTACCATCAAATTCCTAGGGCTGATGGAGTTGGCCAAAATCATTCAACAAAACAGCTATAGCTTTGAGTTTTACCAATGTATCATCGCTTGTTATATCTCAGGACATTCGGTAAGCAGGTTTGTTGCCCTTACTTTTTTCAAAACACACCAATATGCCAAGATAAATGATGAAATCGGCAGCAAATCCAAGCCCATTGCCAAAGGAAACTTCCCAACAAGGGACTTGTTTGTCGCTTCCGCTTTTGCCTTTCTCCCCTTGGCACTCTTCCAAAATTATGCGGTTTTCTTGGCCATCATTCCGTGTTTTATCGCCAAATGGTGGATGGGCAGATGGTTCCAGAAATGGATCGGTGGCTACACCGGAGATTGCCTGGGAGCTGTCCAGCAAGTCACGGAAGTCGTTTTCTATCTGAGCCTACTCATCATATGGAAATTTATCTGATCCGCCATACCAAACCCGATATTGCCAAAGGAATTTGTTACGGCCAGACTGATCTTGCGCTGGCGGAGAGTTTCGCGGAAGAAACGGACATCATCAGAACAAAACTGAAGGGACAAGCCACTTCATTGGCGATTTTCAGCAGTCCCCTACGCCGCTGCGCTGCGCTGGCCAAAGCCCTTTTTCCCGAAGTCTCCATAACCGAAGATCCACGTTTGATGGAATTGGATTTTGGCTCTTGGGAGATGCTTGCTTGGGAGGCTATTCCCAAGGCAGAAATCACCCCTTGGATGGAAGACTTTGTCCAAGTCCCCTGCCCTTCAGGAGAAAGCTATCGGCAGCTTTATGACCGCTGCGTGGCCTTTATCACCGACCTCCAACAGCAAAAAACCGACAAGGCCATCATCATCACCCACGGAGGCCCCATTCGCGCCATCCACGCCCATTTCAATGATATCGCCCTGAAAGACTCCTTTTCACTGAAAGTGGAGTATGGGGAGGTTTTAAAATTGAAAGGTTGAAAAATTGGGTGATTCACCCTCGTTACAAACGAAGACGATGATAGAGCAGGGCATTTGGCGTGCCCTAAATAAAACAGCCATTTCCCATTCCCCTTACAACTTTCTCTCGCAACTACTTGCTTTTCAAAAAATAAAGTCATTTATCTACTGTCATAATACACTATGACACTAAAACAGTAGATAATGATTTTGTTAAACCAAATGAGTTTTGCTTACCGTAAGCAAGCTCCACTTTTCGACCAGATGGACTGGGAAGTCCAGCCCGGTCAGGTCATTGGGCTCCTAGGAAAAAACGGCGCTGGAAAATCCACCCTAATGGGACTTTTGGCAGGACTCTTAAAGCCAACATCCGGCGACATCCAAGTCAATGGATATCGGCCTTTTGGTCGCTCTCCCCTTTTCTTGCAGGAGTTGATTTTATTGCCGGAAGAGAACTTCCTTCCAGAAAAAAACACCATTCAGCGATACATAGGCTCACTGGCACCTTTCTATCCCCGCTTCGACAGGGAAAAAATGAACCAGTTGCAAAAGGATTTTGACTTGCCCTATGATCAGAAGCTCGGGAGCATGTCCTTTGGCCAGCGTAAGAAGTTCCTGATAGCTTTTGCCATTGCTTCGGGCTGTAAGCTTCTACTGCTGGATGAACCTACCAATGGCTTGGACATTCCTTCCAAAAGCCTCTTCCGGAAGATTGTCACAGCCAATATCGAGGAGGATCAAACGGTCATCATCAGCACCCATCAAGTGAAGGATGTCGAAAACCTCATTGACCGGGCAGTCATCGTCAACCACGGAAAGGTAATCTTCGATGAGGAAATGCTCTCCATTAGTGACCAATGGTATTTTGGTTTTGGTCCACAGGCGGATGAACACAGCGTATATGTAGAGAAAAGCATGGGAGGCTATCATTACGTGGCTCCTCTGAAATCCGCCCAGCAACCCTCCCAGATTTCCCTGGAATTGCTCTTCAATGCGGTCATCAACGATCGGATCCGTACTCC
Coding sequences within it:
- a CDS encoding bifunctional adenosylcobinamide kinase/adenosylcobinamide-phosphate guanylyltransferase — protein: MIHYITGGERSGKSKYAQQLAERLSASPVYLATSRIWDQDFQKRVDRHQSDRDERWTTIEEEKHLGQVDVSGKVMVLDCVTLWLTNWFADSKSDIESCLDSCKSEVDQLFSTAQKGTLIIISNEIGMGLHAQTEVGRKFTELQGWINQYIAQRADKATFMVSGLPLELK
- a CDS encoding ABC transporter ATP-binding protein → MILLNQMSFAYRKQAPLFDQMDWEVQPGQVIGLLGKNGAGKSTLMGLLAGLLKPTSGDIQVNGYRPFGRSPLFLQELILLPEENFLPEKNTIQRYIGSLAPFYPRFDREKMNQLQKDFDLPYDQKLGSMSFGQRKKFLIAFAIASGCKLLLLDEPTNGLDIPSKSLFRKIVTANIEEDQTVIISTHQVKDVENLIDRAVIVNHGKVIFDEEMLSISDQWYFGFGPQADEHSVYVEKSMGGYHYVAPLKSAQQPSQISLELLFNAVINDRIRTPNTINA
- the cobC gene encoding alpha-ribazole phosphatase, with the protein product MEIYLIRHTKPDIAKGICYGQTDLALAESFAEETDIIRTKLKGQATSLAIFSSPLRRCAALAKALFPEVSITEDPRLMELDFGSWEMLAWEAIPKAEITPWMEDFVQVPCPSGESYRQLYDRCVAFITDLQQQKTDKAIIITHGGPIRAIHAHFNDIALKDSFSLKVEYGEVLKLKG
- a CDS encoding adenosylcobinamide-GDP ribazoletransferase; amino-acid sequence: MRKELQAFFTALMFYTRIPCPSWVDHSEEYLQLSRKYFPFIGWIIGGASAITLLLAYQVLPVTIALFLSIVTGVILTGAFHEDGFADTMDGFGGGWTKEKILLIMKDSRIGTFGGVGLIFIFTIKFLGLMELAKIIQQNSYSFEFYQCIIACYISGHSVSRFVALTFFKTHQYAKINDEIGSKSKPIAKGNFPTRDLFVASAFAFLPLALFQNYAVFLAIIPCFIAKWWMGRWFQKWIGGYTGDCLGAVQQVTEVVFYLSLLIIWKFI
- a CDS encoding Dph6-related ATP pyrophosphatase — encoded protein: MIKSIFNWSGGKDSALALYHVMNDQKIQVDRLMTTVNDHHQRISMHGVRRELLQAQAKAIGLPVDELLLPEMPSMDTYNQLMHKKMEAIKGAGITHSIFGDIFLEDLKKYREDKLAEVGLKALFPLWKRNTTELIHEFLGLGFKTVVVCVKADLVPEEFAGRVIDEEFLKDLPSTVDPCGENGEFHTFVYDGPIFSSPVPFALGEKVMRSYEAPKDKKDGCYSPSDEQPKEIGFCFQDLLFTGK
- the cobT gene encoding nicotinate-nucleotide--dimethylbenzimidazole phosphoribosyltransferase, producing MIAINISPIDHSLEKALQQKIDLKTKPIGALGDLESLALHIGLIQQSLTPSLRNPHMLVFAGDHGIAKENLVNPYPQEVTYQMVMNFLGGGAAINVFARQHHLALKVIDAGINYDFGDQPNLVHAKIAKGTANYLKEPAMTEAQCLDALQKGAELIEQIDRDDCNVVGFGEMGISNTSSAALIMHTVCGIPLEECVGKGTSTNDDQQKTKLQTLKKALNIHNKIDRDNAIQILSTFGGFEIAQLCGAMLKAAERKMVILVDGFITTAAVLIANELHPNFLSYCIFSHCSGERGHAAMLDYLKAKPLLHLGMRLGEGSGVAIAYPIVASACAFLHEMASFDSAGVSKENH